A portion of the Acidisarcina polymorpha genome contains these proteins:
- a CDS encoding TetR/AcrR family transcriptional regulator, translating to MRDKQARRAQIISAARRIAELEGWANVTVRRLSDEISYSQPVLYAHFGSREGILAAVAIEGFQELGVALEKARKRVKRGSTVETVAATYLEFAASSTALYEVMFSLGLSVPFDEAATPPEMRFAFSQLLELFQGQGSKPEVLSELFWAALHGIAELTRTKRFPRSRQKERVRALVELFTSQDENR from the coding sequence TTGCGTGACAAACAGGCCAGGCGAGCACAGATCATCAGTGCGGCCAGACGAATCGCGGAGCTTGAAGGATGGGCCAACGTAACCGTTCGGCGGCTCTCCGACGAAATTTCATACAGCCAACCTGTCCTGTACGCTCACTTTGGAAGCCGCGAAGGAATACTCGCCGCAGTTGCGATCGAAGGTTTTCAGGAGTTAGGCGTGGCTTTGGAGAAGGCACGGAAACGGGTTAAACGTGGAAGTACGGTTGAAACGGTAGCGGCTACGTATCTGGAGTTCGCCGCGTCTTCAACAGCATTGTATGAAGTCATGTTTTCGCTCGGCCTGAGTGTGCCATTCGACGAAGCGGCTACTCCTCCGGAGATGCGATTCGCCTTTTCGCAGCTCCTGGAGTTATTCCAGGGGCAGGGCTCGAAGCCAGAGGTTCTATCGGAACTGTTTTGGGCGGCCCTTCACGGTATCGCCGAGCTCACAAGAACCAAACGATTTCCGCGCAGCCGTCAGAAGGAGCGCGTGAGGGCCCTCGTCGAGCTCTTCACTTCCCAGGATGAAAACCGGTGA
- a CDS encoding class I SAM-dependent methyltransferase, protein MLEILNAKRVGSSYFRSKRIALCYKKMGINSSTTVLDVGGGEYFWRLVKDLGLPFPARVVILNNTERRGNPPEGCTWITADASNMPFEDGQFDLAFSNSVIEHLGTIPQQCAMASEIRRVAKRYWVQTPDPRFPVEPHYSTPFIHWLPKPIRRYALRLSVWALVKRPSRQKVEDMLAEIRLIPRGELRIMFPNSTILVERFAGLPKSLIAFSS, encoded by the coding sequence ATGCTAGAAATTCTCAATGCTAAGCGAGTAGGTTCGTCGTACTTCAGAAGCAAGAGGATCGCCCTCTGCTACAAAAAAATGGGAATCAATTCGTCCACAACTGTCTTAGATGTCGGCGGGGGAGAATACTTTTGGCGATTAGTCAAAGATCTTGGCTTGCCGTTCCCGGCGCGGGTTGTAATCTTGAACAATACTGAGCGGCGAGGGAATCCGCCAGAAGGATGCACCTGGATAACAGCAGATGCGTCTAACATGCCATTTGAAGACGGCCAGTTTGACTTGGCATTTTCAAATTCGGTGATTGAACATCTGGGCACTATCCCGCAACAATGCGCGATGGCATCAGAGATACGCCGGGTCGCTAAACGATACTGGGTTCAAACACCCGATCCCCGCTTTCCTGTGGAGCCGCATTACAGCACGCCATTTATCCACTGGCTCCCCAAGCCTATCCGCCGCTATGCCCTTCGGCTTTCAGTATGGGCCTTAGTGAAGCGACCCTCGCGCCAGAAAGTTGAGGACATGTTAGCGGAAATTCGGCTGATCCCGCGCGGAGAGTTGCGAATAATGTTCCCTAACTCGACTATTTTAGTAGAGCGATTCGCAGGCTTACCAAAGTCGCTCATCGCCTTCAGCTCTTGA
- a CDS encoding alpha-keto acid decarboxylase family protein produces the protein MTVTEYIMVRLQELGVDHVFGVPGDFNLSLLEQVTTAGEFTFVGCCNELNASYAADGYARVRGMSALVTTYGVGELSALAGVAGAYAEKVPIVCINGTPPLRAVENGALIHHTMADGNYSNMLNCYRNFTVAQALLTPANAGEEIDRVLLACVSKSRPVYLQIPSDVAGAEIGRRPQSLNLDTVGDAAATALAVETITERLNRAHKPAILVDADIGRFKLLEMALSLAERRGLPIAYLIPAKGLIPESHPNVIGIYRGAASSPDVLDAVEGADCLICIGARFTDVATGLFSQNLRKQNLIDVQSDHVAGDNFFFDNIRVAQVLERITEAGETSIRRFNRVDHALPPHRSTYADSASVNQDSFWQLIQTFLKPGDIIVSDTGTAFFACSQLDFPEQTNFLGQPIWSALGYGVPACLGACCAAPSRRVLLFVGDGGLQMSVQELSTLFRLGLKPIIFLLNNDGYTIERLIYGAGSVYNDLQPWDYPLLPRVFSPSGGCAVKTVRTNNEVHEALNSTAGNDTLQFIEVILPRLDAAQPLSRFLQRVAEFNFSDAGVEA, from the coding sequence ATGACTGTTACTGAATACATTATGGTTCGCCTGCAAGAGTTAGGCGTCGACCACGTCTTCGGCGTCCCTGGAGACTTCAACCTCTCGCTCCTCGAACAGGTAACGACCGCTGGTGAGTTTACATTTGTAGGCTGCTGCAACGAGCTGAATGCTTCCTATGCGGCAGACGGATACGCGCGCGTTCGAGGGATGTCGGCCCTCGTTACGACTTACGGTGTGGGGGAGCTCTCCGCTCTTGCTGGAGTTGCCGGCGCCTACGCAGAGAAGGTGCCCATCGTGTGCATCAACGGTACGCCACCGCTGCGGGCGGTCGAGAACGGTGCGTTAATCCATCACACCATGGCAGATGGCAACTATAGCAACATGCTCAACTGCTACCGGAACTTCACCGTAGCGCAGGCACTTCTCACGCCTGCTAATGCCGGTGAAGAAATTGACCGGGTGCTGCTCGCTTGTGTGTCCAAGAGCCGGCCAGTTTACCTTCAAATCCCATCGGATGTGGCTGGAGCGGAGATCGGAAGACGCCCTCAATCTCTCAATCTCGACACCGTAGGCGATGCGGCGGCTACGGCGCTTGCCGTCGAGACCATCACGGAAAGACTGAACCGGGCCCACAAGCCCGCGATCCTCGTCGACGCCGACATAGGCCGCTTCAAGCTGCTTGAGATGGCTTTGTCGCTTGCAGAACGACGCGGCCTCCCAATTGCCTATTTGATTCCTGCTAAGGGCCTGATTCCCGAGAGTCATCCAAACGTCATCGGAATTTATCGAGGGGCTGCCTCGTCGCCGGACGTTCTGGATGCGGTCGAGGGAGCAGACTGCTTGATCTGCATCGGAGCACGCTTTACAGATGTTGCGACCGGTCTGTTCAGTCAAAATCTTCGAAAGCAGAACTTGATTGATGTTCAATCAGACCACGTAGCGGGGGATAATTTTTTCTTCGATAACATCCGTGTCGCTCAAGTTTTGGAGCGGATAACGGAAGCGGGTGAGACGAGCATCAGGAGGTTCAATCGGGTTGATCACGCGCTGCCACCTCATAGATCCACCTATGCGGATAGTGCCAGCGTCAATCAGGACAGCTTCTGGCAGCTCATTCAGACGTTCTTGAAGCCTGGCGACATCATCGTTTCAGACACCGGCACGGCGTTTTTTGCCTGCTCTCAGTTGGACTTTCCGGAGCAAACGAACTTCCTGGGGCAACCGATCTGGTCGGCGCTTGGCTACGGTGTTCCCGCGTGCCTTGGCGCCTGTTGTGCCGCCCCCAGTCGACGGGTCCTCTTGTTCGTCGGCGATGGTGGTCTCCAGATGAGTGTGCAAGAACTGTCTACTCTCTTTCGCCTGGGTCTCAAGCCGATTATCTTTCTCCTGAATAACGACGGTTATACGATCGAGAGGTTGATCTATGGCGCCGGATCCGTGTACAACGACCTTCAGCCGTGGGACTACCCGCTATTGCCGCGCGTATTTTCTCCCTCTGGAGGGTGCGCAGTGAAGACGGTGCGCACAAATAACGAAGTTCATGAGGCGCTCAATTCAACTGCCGGGAATGACACGCTCCAGTTCATTGAGGTGATCTTGCCGCGGCTTGATGCGGCTCAACCGCTCAGTCGCTTCCTACAACGAGTAGCCGAATTCAACTTTTCCGATGCGGGAGTTGAAGCATGA
- a CDS encoding serine hydrolase encodes MRSLVAANHTHAQSSEAMMNHSRRNFLAAAAAVAAAAPLTTSTAHAWENDTSCAELVRCFEDLPGDKSLKIFAPAVKGKEQILIESNASKMLFVASAIKTFVLCEALRQADGPDVVSKITQTPLALDDTVWSFGSPTFDPPNLTGVVSERTALEAMITRSDNTATDMMFKLAGAKKVRRFIASAGLKNTLVPDSTRALTAYVFGASNYLTITWDQLNELVKSGKKPEHPFLNDVETLASSADDFVSYYSRALQGEFFKHGETLDEFRRILTLCEYIYLIPLPLGMSVYAKSGNADFPHFHVRSIAGGLYVDGRWAYFAFAINWYAADPDDPATVQAFFSIIHQTLTYVRDKLSRR; translated from the coding sequence ATGCGTTCGCTCGTAGCGGCGAACCACACCCATGCACAATCAAGCGAGGCGATGATGAATCATTCAAGAAGGAATTTCCTCGCGGCTGCTGCTGCCGTCGCTGCTGCCGCTCCGCTGACAACTTCAACAGCCCACGCTTGGGAGAATGACACGTCATGCGCGGAGCTGGTGCGCTGTTTCGAAGATTTGCCCGGCGACAAATCGCTGAAGATCTTCGCGCCTGCAGTAAAGGGCAAGGAACAGATTCTGATTGAGTCCAATGCAAGCAAAATGCTGTTTGTCGCGAGCGCCATCAAGACATTTGTCCTTTGCGAGGCGCTTCGCCAGGCGGACGGTCCGGACGTCGTGAGCAAGATCACGCAAACCCCGCTGGCGCTCGACGACACCGTCTGGTCCTTCGGCAGCCCGACCTTCGACCCGCCCAACCTTACGGGCGTCGTCTCCGAGCGCACGGCCCTTGAAGCGATGATCACCCGGAGCGATAACACGGCCACCGATATGATGTTCAAGCTGGCCGGCGCCAAGAAGGTGCGCAGGTTCATCGCCTCAGCAGGCCTGAAGAATACCCTGGTTCCAGACAGCACACGGGCGCTGACCGCTTATGTGTTCGGCGCAAGCAATTACCTGACGATCACCTGGGACCAACTGAATGAGTTGGTCAAGAGCGGAAAGAAACCAGAGCACCCATTTCTGAATGACGTCGAGACGCTGGCCTCTTCAGCGGACGACTTCGTTTCCTACTATTCCCGGGCACTGCAGGGCGAGTTTTTCAAGCATGGCGAGACGTTGGACGAGTTCCGCCGCATTTTGACTCTGTGCGAATACATCTATCTCATCCCTCTGCCGCTCGGCATGAGCGTCTATGCCAAGAGCGGCAACGCCGATTTTCCCCATTTCCACGTGCGTTCGATCGCGGGTGGTCTCTATGTGGACGGGCGGTGGGCGTATTTTGCTTTCGCGATCAACTGGTATGCCGCCGACCCGGACGATCCGGCGACCGTGCAGGCTTTCTTTTCCATCATCCATCAGACGCTCACTTACGTAAGGGACAAGCTGTCGAGGCGATGA
- a CDS encoding SRPBCC family protein, whose translation MSTTQMQYAGAAAELAEEPLSIYISRTFRAPRQRVFEAWTRPEQMLKWRGPEGWEVLEAQSDSRPGGEHRVVVRGTPKPRSEADRPVEVTGASWGTYLDIEPYSLVRFTWRADWAPDEESVVTVRLSDSQDGGTLMDFTHDKFLTPQSAQGHNQGWSSAFNKLTKFLEG comes from the coding sequence ATGAGTACAACGCAAATGCAGTATGCCGGGGCCGCGGCCGAGTTGGCCGAGGAGCCGTTGTCCATCTACATCAGCCGCACATTCCGCGCTCCGCGGCAGCGCGTCTTCGAGGCTTGGACCAGGCCCGAGCAGATGCTGAAGTGGCGAGGCCCCGAGGGCTGGGAGGTGCTCGAGGCGCAATCCGATTCGCGGCCCGGCGGAGAGCATCGCGTCGTCGTGCGCGGCACTCCTAAGCCGAGGTCCGAGGCCGACCGCCCGGTCGAGGTAACCGGCGCTTCGTGGGGCACCTATCTCGATATTGAGCCGTATTCGCTGGTGCGTTTCACCTGGCGCGCCGATTGGGCTCCAGACGAGGAGAGTGTGGTGACGGTGCGGCTCAGCGACTCCCAAGACGGCGGCACACTCATGGACTTTACCCACGATAAGTTCCTCACCCCGCAATCTGCACAAGGACACAACCAGGGCTGGAGCAGCGCATTCAACAAGCTGACCAAGTTCCTGGAAGGATAA
- a CDS encoding alpha/beta hydrolase — translation MTGARELLHKLLFTIVLTSTSRVLLGWDRLFGRLRRIRLAAKSEGNVSRISFPSGSSLIDATLVRPMNCPEDAGLLICHGIGETVEHWFGVQQLLAANGVASLVFDYSGYGRSSGLIGARRCEQDAVAAFTRLQELLPLLPISILGFSLGSGIAAAILHHVPVRRLVLCAAFTSFREAAWKVGFPASLGFLVPDLWRTIEALRCCSVPVLLVQGEKDQLFPVQMAIDLKNACALHADLVVVPKLSHADPYYHPELSYWGSIVSKFLLEKDR, via the coding sequence ATGACGGGTGCCCGCGAGCTTCTCCACAAACTTCTTTTTACCATCGTTCTGACTTCCACGAGCCGGGTGCTTCTCGGCTGGGATCGGCTCTTCGGCAGACTACGGCGGATTCGATTGGCCGCAAAATCCGAAGGGAATGTCTCCCGGATCAGTTTTCCCAGCGGGAGCAGCCTTATCGATGCCACTCTGGTACGGCCTATGAACTGCCCGGAAGACGCTGGGTTGCTGATTTGTCATGGGATAGGGGAGACCGTGGAACATTGGTTCGGCGTCCAGCAACTGCTTGCCGCCAACGGAGTTGCTTCGCTTGTCTTCGATTACTCGGGATACGGGCGCAGTTCCGGCTTGATCGGTGCTCGCCGATGCGAGCAGGATGCAGTCGCTGCCTTCACCCGCCTGCAGGAGCTTCTGCCACTCCTCCCGATCTCGATATTGGGATTCTCGCTGGGAAGCGGTATCGCCGCCGCTATCCTGCACCATGTACCAGTGCGCCGCCTTGTCCTTTGTGCCGCCTTTACTTCGTTCCGAGAGGCTGCATGGAAGGTCGGCTTCCCGGCGAGTCTTGGCTTCCTGGTTCCGGATCTCTGGCGCACTATCGAGGCGCTGCGCTGCTGCAGCGTCCCGGTGCTTCTGGTCCAAGGGGAGAAGGACCAGCTTTTTCCGGTGCAAATGGCTATCGATCTGAAGAACGCCTGCGCTTTGCATGCAGATCTTGTGGTTGTGCCGAAGCTCTCCCATGCGGATCCCTATTATCACCCCGAGCTGTCTTATTGGGGATCGATCGTGTCTAAGTTCCTGCTTGAGAAGGATCGGTAA
- a CDS encoding ArsR/SmtB family transcription factor encodes MVKSSAVRLDSIFHALADPTRRQILRGLASYEKTVGEIARPHKMSLAAVSKHLKVLESAELIARERRGSFQIVRLKAQSLKPAEEWIAFYSRYWNQQFDKLENYLEGEGK; translated from the coding sequence ATGGTTAAGTCTTCAGCAGTGCGGCTCGACTCTATTTTTCATGCACTCGCCGATCCCACCCGGCGCCAGATTCTTCGCGGCCTGGCGTCGTATGAGAAGACGGTGGGGGAGATAGCGCGTCCGCACAAGATGTCGCTCGCCGCGGTCTCGAAGCACCTCAAGGTGCTGGAGAGCGCGGAGCTCATCGCGCGTGAGCGCAGAGGGAGCTTTCAAATCGTGAGGCTCAAAGCACAATCGCTCAAACCGGCGGAGGAATGGATTGCATTCTATTCGCGCTATTGGAACCAGCAGTTCGACAAACTCGAGAACTACCTCGAAGGAGAAGGCAAATGA
- a CDS encoding GMC oxidoreductase — protein sequence MSIQYDAIVIGTGAGGGTLALHLARAGKNILILERGPFMPQEKLNWDTQAVFLNNRYHTKEVWQDKDGKDLHPQQAYYVGGQTKVYGAAMFRMRAEDFGFIQHKGGISPAWPISYADLEPYYTRAEELFHVHGDLGTAPSVSGGFGSSFDPTEPFHSRKYPYPAFSNEPRMQSIEDDVRKLGIHTFPIPLGLKRNEADPLASQCVRCDTCDGYPCLVHAKSDADINCIRQILHLPNVTLMTNSRVTRLLTNADGTSVTAVEVIHSGSGKTYGSAPAPSETNAPPASKQGNSATYTAGFFAVCAGAINSAVILLASANDKHPAGLANSSDQVGRNFMYHQADALLALSTERNEDSYMKTWGTNDFYIKDTDPAYPYPLGQVQPVGSFHFEMMKGDAPPLTPGFVLEGMKHHAVPWWLTTEDLPAADNRVTLHNATPLSVESTQPGLVGAHPSGDTGRTNESEPVNDAAPHRIQLSYTPNNVESFDRLKDRWVDVLKKAGHATTHVPLHAYFKKRIPLEGIGHQNGTCRMGNDPATSVLDANCKAHDLDNLYVADASCFVSASAVNPSLTIIANAIRVSDHLLQERLR from the coding sequence ATGTCTATTCAGTACGACGCGATTGTCATCGGCACAGGAGCTGGCGGCGGGACGCTCGCTCTACACCTGGCAAGGGCCGGCAAAAACATCCTCATTTTAGAGCGCGGACCGTTCATGCCGCAGGAAAAGCTGAACTGGGATACCCAGGCAGTCTTCCTGAACAATCGCTATCACACGAAAGAGGTCTGGCAGGATAAGGACGGTAAGGACCTGCATCCTCAGCAGGCCTATTATGTCGGCGGCCAGACGAAGGTTTACGGTGCGGCCATGTTTCGCATGCGTGCCGAGGACTTCGGATTTATTCAGCACAAAGGTGGCATCTCGCCCGCTTGGCCGATTTCTTACGCCGACCTCGAGCCCTACTATACACGCGCGGAAGAGCTCTTCCATGTCCACGGCGATCTCGGCACCGCACCAAGTGTCTCCGGCGGCTTCGGATCGTCCTTTGATCCGACAGAGCCATTTCATTCCAGGAAATATCCATACCCCGCTTTCTCGAATGAACCGCGTATGCAAAGCATCGAGGACGACGTTCGCAAGCTCGGCATCCATACGTTTCCCATACCGCTTGGCTTGAAGCGGAACGAAGCCGATCCGCTCGCTTCCCAATGCGTTCGCTGCGATACCTGCGACGGCTACCCATGCCTCGTACATGCGAAATCCGACGCAGACATCAACTGCATCCGGCAGATTCTGCACTTGCCGAACGTCACCTTGATGACCAACTCCCGAGTGACTCGTTTGCTCACCAATGCGGACGGCACATCAGTCACAGCGGTCGAGGTCATTCACTCGGGTTCGGGCAAGACCTATGGAAGCGCTCCGGCGCCAAGTGAGACAAATGCGCCACCAGCATCGAAGCAGGGGAACTCCGCCACGTACACCGCTGGATTCTTTGCAGTTTGTGCCGGCGCAATCAACTCCGCAGTGATTCTGCTCGCTTCTGCGAACGACAAACATCCGGCCGGACTCGCTAATAGCTCCGATCAGGTCGGACGCAATTTCATGTATCACCAGGCAGATGCTTTGCTCGCGCTTTCGACAGAACGCAATGAAGACTCCTACATGAAGACCTGGGGAACCAATGACTTCTACATCAAGGACACAGATCCTGCCTACCCGTATCCGCTGGGACAGGTTCAGCCAGTAGGCAGTTTTCATTTCGAGATGATGAAGGGAGATGCGCCGCCGCTTACCCCAGGGTTCGTGCTCGAGGGGATGAAACATCACGCCGTGCCATGGTGGCTCACCACGGAAGACCTTCCGGCTGCCGACAACCGGGTCACGCTGCACAATGCTACGCCGCTCTCGGTCGAGAGCACGCAGCCGGGACTTGTCGGCGCCCATCCTTCCGGAGACACAGGACGAACGAATGAATCAGAGCCAGTAAACGACGCCGCACCGCATCGGATTCAGCTTTCCTATACGCCGAACAATGTGGAGTCGTTCGACCGCCTGAAAGACCGCTGGGTCGACGTTCTGAAGAAGGCAGGCCACGCCACGACACACGTTCCGCTGCACGCCTACTTCAAAAAACGCATTCCGCTCGAAGGCATTGGCCACCAAAACGGCACCTGCCGGATGGGGAACGATCCTGCAACCAGTGTGCTGGATGCAAATTGCAAAGCACACGATCTCGACAATCTTTATGTTGCGGATGCGTCTTGTTTCGTCTCCGCCAGCGCCGTAAATCCATCACTGACGATCATCGCCAATGCCATTCGTGTCTCCGACCATTTGCTCCAGGAGCGACTTCGCTAA
- a CDS encoding capsule assembly Wzi family protein: MSIRIPRSFFAAGSILLLGLAANAQNAALPAGPDFHFVDLAAVNSAPVSELSPMLAEADPAGQAAPASTPAAPARYLSRSGSTYIPVDSWIYPAILRLYSKGFVSSAFLGMRPWTRLSVEHILELSADQINDSSDDDARETFAALQKEMDSDLDAIADAPHGLATLESVYTRPLGIAGTPLRDSFHVGQTIINDYGRPYESGFNNITGFSSRAAAGRFSLYFRGEYQHAPSATGYSIPVSQTLSAVDIVPYGANQATIPQGPIGSVNSFRIVEADLAYHLIGHEISFGKTDAWLGPGQGGAFAWSNNAENIYTFRIDRVEPLRIPGFAKLFGPIRYEFFVGSLKGHTEPNDPWVHVEKISLKPTPNFELGFERTVIWGGKGHVPITIHTFLRSFFSTASVNGSTKFSRDDPGARFSSFDFNYRLPYLRNWLTLIADSEAHDDINPIDAPRRAAFRTGLYLSHVPGVPKLDFRVEVVSTDPDQARSVGGRFMYWEAVQVQGYTNKGNITGDWIGREAKGGQAWLTYHLSPDEWVQINYRNAKAAKDFIPGSTGPAPVEGGTTQNIFGVDAVKRFGEDLEVHAWLQYERWNVPLLKPGVQNDTTAAVQFTWYPQKRQKSF, encoded by the coding sequence TTGAGCATCCGTATCCCGCGTTCCTTCTTTGCTGCAGGCAGCATACTTCTGCTGGGCCTGGCGGCAAACGCCCAGAATGCCGCGCTCCCCGCCGGACCGGATTTCCATTTCGTCGACTTGGCGGCCGTTAACTCAGCCCCCGTCTCTGAGCTCAGCCCGATGCTGGCGGAGGCGGATCCCGCAGGGCAAGCCGCGCCTGCAAGCACACCGGCTGCTCCGGCACGTTACCTTTCGCGTTCCGGATCCACTTACATTCCGGTCGACAGTTGGATCTATCCTGCCATCCTTCGGCTGTATTCCAAAGGGTTCGTCAGCTCTGCGTTCCTTGGCATGCGTCCCTGGACGCGGTTGAGCGTCGAGCACATTCTCGAACTCTCTGCCGACCAGATCAATGACAGCAGCGACGACGATGCGCGCGAGACGTTTGCCGCGCTGCAGAAGGAGATGGACTCGGACCTGGACGCCATCGCCGATGCGCCTCACGGCCTCGCAACGCTGGAGTCTGTTTATACGCGGCCCTTAGGAATTGCCGGAACTCCACTGCGGGACAGCTTCCATGTTGGCCAGACCATCATCAACGACTATGGCCGGCCCTACGAGTCCGGCTTTAATAACATCACCGGTTTCAGCAGCCGCGCGGCCGCGGGCAGGTTCTCCCTCTACTTCCGGGGCGAATACCAGCATGCGCCCTCCGCGACGGGTTATTCGATACCCGTGTCTCAGACGCTGTCGGCTGTGGACATCGTTCCATACGGCGCGAACCAGGCAACGATTCCGCAAGGCCCGATTGGTTCAGTCAACAGCTTTCGCATCGTCGAAGCCGATCTTGCTTACCATCTCATCGGCCATGAGATTTCCTTTGGCAAGACGGACGCATGGCTCGGTCCCGGGCAGGGCGGGGCCTTCGCCTGGAGCAACAATGCGGAGAACATTTACACCTTCCGCATCGATCGCGTCGAGCCCTTGCGCATTCCGGGCTTTGCCAAGCTTTTCGGGCCGATCCGGTATGAATTCTTTGTTGGCAGCCTAAAAGGGCATACCGAGCCGAACGACCCCTGGGTGCATGTCGAGAAGATCTCTCTCAAACCTACGCCAAACTTCGAACTTGGCTTTGAGCGGACGGTCATCTGGGGCGGAAAAGGCCACGTGCCTATCACGATTCATACCTTCCTCAGGAGCTTCTTCAGCACCGCGAGCGTTAACGGCTCGACGAAATTCAGCAGGGACGATCCCGGGGCCCGCTTCAGCTCCTTCGACTTCAATTACCGCTTGCCCTACTTGCGCAATTGGCTGACCCTGATCGCCGATTCCGAGGCCCATGACGACATCAATCCCATCGACGCTCCTCGCCGGGCCGCCTTTCGGACAGGGCTCTATCTCTCTCACGTCCCCGGGGTCCCGAAGCTGGACTTTCGCGTCGAGGTGGTCTCTACCGATCCCGATCAGGCGCGCAGCGTCGGTGGCAGATTCATGTACTGGGAGGCGGTGCAGGTGCAGGGCTACACCAATAAAGGCAACATTACGGGTGATTGGATCGGGCGCGAAGCCAAGGGAGGGCAGGCATGGCTGACCTATCATCTCAGCCCCGATGAGTGGGTTCAGATCAACTACCGGAACGCGAAAGCAGCGAAGGATTTCATTCCCGGCTCGACTGGACCCGCTCCAGTCGAGGGAGGCACGACCCAGAACATCTTCGGAGTCGACGCGGTGAAGCGCTTCGGCGAGGACCTCGAGGTCCACGCCTGGTTGCAGTACGAGCGCTGGAATGTGCCTCTCTTAAAGCCTGGCGTTCAAAACGACACCACGGCGGCCGTACAGTTCACCTGGTATCCGCAGAAGCGGCAAAAGAGTTTTTAG
- a CDS encoding bifunctional 4-hydroxy-2-oxoglutarate aldolase/2-dehydro-3-deoxy-phosphogluconate aldolase, with amino-acid sequence MKRERVRAKIEEIGIVPAVRVSKAELALFAAETINDAGIPIAEITMTVPGAVEVIAQLALRHPDFVVGAGTVLDTETASRCLDAGARFLTSPGLIPEVVEFARKKDVVVIPGTLTPSEVIAAWKAGADFVKVFPCEPVGGHKYIRALKVPLPQIPLIASGGVDQVTAQKFILAGASALGIGAELLPLEALQLREETWIRELARRFTGMVQDARAQIKERAHE; translated from the coding sequence ATGAAGAGAGAAAGAGTTCGGGCAAAAATCGAGGAGATCGGAATCGTACCTGCGGTGCGAGTGTCGAAGGCCGAGCTCGCGCTGTTCGCAGCGGAAACAATAAACGACGCCGGCATTCCAATTGCAGAGATCACCATGACTGTTCCAGGCGCGGTCGAGGTGATCGCCCAGTTAGCACTAAGACATCCGGATTTCGTTGTGGGTGCGGGCACCGTTCTGGATACGGAGACCGCGAGCCGCTGCCTAGATGCTGGCGCACGCTTCCTGACCAGTCCCGGTCTGATTCCAGAGGTAGTGGAATTCGCCCGGAAGAAGGATGTGGTCGTCATTCCCGGCACTCTGACGCCATCAGAAGTGATTGCAGCATGGAAGGCGGGAGCCGATTTCGTAAAGGTCTTTCCCTGCGAACCAGTTGGAGGGCATAAGTACATCCGAGCCCTCAAAGTGCCTCTGCCGCAAATACCGTTGATCGCATCTGGAGGCGTCGATCAGGTTACAGCGCAAAAATTCATTCTGGCTGGTGCTTCCGCGTTGGGGATTGGAGCTGAACTGCTGCCGTTGGAGGCACTCCAGCTCCGTGAGGAAACCTGGATACGTGAGCTAGCTCGGAGGTTCACGGGTATGGTGCAAGATGCGCGAGCCCAGATTAAGGAACGTGCGCATGAATAG